From Hylaeus volcanicus isolate JK05 chromosome 2, UHH_iyHylVolc1.0_haploid, whole genome shotgun sequence, the proteins below share one genomic window:
- the LOC128872076 gene encoding uncharacterized protein LOC128872076, protein MENSQTLLAIIGILCACTCGGRTECGSHAEISLLTSIHDDPSCRKLSPRGVLMYEAAKLLAETYNNKSSGFDIDLNVVDTCGSITGSVKAAMKALVAADTNCLQAPYYLGIIGPDTATNAEAVHKITSVLKVPHIVRQKSSAPFLHRLEKESDSYLVQGALKVAEQLKWKSFTLVVNVDEDGEDDAQNIAKKLTMASIQKGLCVLVHDNDDDDLTTHIIHVGKPEDGFFGKFVNSTVLVLSEGHLEKHLKNVNSTNSILLLEDSRNEFAGLEARVEKSKWWSSKDGGMFDAEELRDVRWLEDAINVYMKALDTVCKKKKCKSQVNAVDWNNVLSNVLADYAKESQSSPMSLELSMKVKSGDVETIGTVAIQKNKAKLHWGGGKDDDDDDDDEDDDDDDDDDDDDDKEDANVMPSAFKKLISKEKGTRTGCATTAKEIRLLHEGDDDAAQVLVSEMDDTEWYTMVGTVCGVGIAMFVIGILAVYVVYTNIRGPLPPKNARIERDTSLRRVGSDRETPVRVPKHSRTLQRRDSNRSVRSNISEKSV, encoded by the exons ATGGAAAATTCGCAAACACTGCTGGCAATTATCGGCATCCTCTGCGCGTGCACCTGCGGCGGCCGCACGGAATGCGGAAGTCACGCGGAGATCTCGCTGCTGACGAGCATCCACGATGATCCGTCCTGCAGGAAATTGTCACCCAGGGGCGTTCTGATGTACGAAGCCGCGAAGCTGCTCGCCGAGACTTACAATAACAAGTCCAGCGGATTCGACATCG ATCTGAACGTGGTGGACACGTGTGGTAGTATAACGGGGTCCGTGAAGGCGGCGATGAAGGCTCTCGTGGCGGCGGACACCAATTGCTTGCAAGCGCCTTACTACTTAG GAATCATTGGACCAGACACCGCGACAAACGCGGAAGCCGTACATAAAATCACGTCGGTGCTGAAGGTACCGCATATCGTGAGACAGAAATCGAGTGCTCCGTTCCTTCATCGTCTCGAGAAAGAATCCGATTCTTATCTGGTTCAG GGAGCGCTAAAGGTCGCGGAACAGTTGAAGTGGAAGTCGTTCACGTTGGTGGTGAACGTCGACGAGGACGGCGAGGACGACGCGCAAAACATCGCGAAGAAACTGACGATGGCGTCCATTCAGAAAGGCCTCTGCGTTTTGGTGCACGATAACGACGATGACG ATTTGACGACGCACATAATACACGTCGGTAAACCAGAGGACGGATTCTTTGGGAAATTCGTCAACTCGACCGTCCTAGTCCTCAGCGAGGGACACCTCGAGAAACATCTGAAAAACGTGAACTCGACCAACAGCATACTGCTTCTGGAAGATTCCAG GAACGAATTCGCGGGATTGGAGGCGAGAGTCGAGAAATCGAAATGGTGGTCCAGCAAGGACGGTGGAATGTTCGACGCGGAGGAACTGAGGGACGTCAGGTGGCTCGAAGACGCGATAAATGTCTACATGAAGGCGTTGGATACGGTGTG caagaaaaagaagtgCAAGAGCCAGGTGAACGCCGTCGACTGGAACAACGTCCTGTCGAACGTCCTGGCGGATTACGCAAAGGAGTCGCAATCGTCGCCCATGTCCCTCGAGTTGTCGATGAAAGTGAAGTCAGGCGACGTGGAGACGATTGGGACAGTGGCTATTCAGAAGAACAAGGCAAAGCTTCACTGGGGTGGCGGgaaggacgacgacgacgacgacgatgacgaagatgacgatgacgacgacgacgacgacgacgatgatgatAAGGAGGACGCGAACGTGATGCCGAGCGCGTTCAAGAAGTTGATCAGCAAGGAAAAGGGCACGCGAACGGGCTGCGCTACCACCGCCAAGGAGATTAGGCTATTGCACGAGGGAGACGACGACGCGGCCCAAGTCTTGGTCTCGGAGATGGACGACACCGAGTGGTATACCATG GTGGGCACGGTCTGCGGCGTGGGCATCGCGATGTTCGTAATCGGGATCCTGGCCGTCTACGTGGTGTACACAAACATTCGGGGCCCGCTACCGCCCAAGAACGCCCGGATCGAACGAGACACCAGCTTGAGGCGAGTGGGCAGCGACAGGGAGACACCTGTTCGCGTTCCGAAACACTCGCGTACCCTGCAGAGAAGGGACAGCAACAGGAGCGTCAGGAGCAACATATCAGAGAAGAGCGTTTGA